In a genomic window of Punica granatum isolate Tunisia-2019 chromosome 6, ASM765513v2, whole genome shotgun sequence:
- the LOC116210152 gene encoding uncharacterized protein PHLOEM PROTEIN 2-LIKE A4-like isoform X2, which produces MKTASLDQRDQLPEVSVGTHPWNYAAIIQYADPPALPADNTSEPTKELEVDEALGKGIMIRNKKQMYKVASGKNWFTIFPRGLTITSFHEPLHWYHKTLTDKDGRIQITIGKLRNICWLDVSGKFQTVTLSQGIKYEIVLHVKSVDAEIVKFDAPVSFKITLPDGCKVDGERNFKELLKGGSWKDISLHEFMMTTENVGELQFCIYEHGGTWKSEIELGGISFKPKTTITPRPSNRQQQNVDAQQQQQNVDTQQQ; this is translated from the exons ATGAAAACTGCTT CATTGGATCAAAGGGATCAACTGCCGGAAGTGTCAGTTGGGACTCACCCATGGAACTATGCAGCTATAATCCAATACGCGGATCCGCCAGCTCTGCCTGCAGATAACACGTCAGAACCAACGAAAGAGCTAGAGGTGGACGAGGCTCTTGGAAAGGGGATAATGATACGCAATAAGAAACAG ATGTACAAGGTTGCCTCAGGCAAGAACTGGTTCACAATTTTCCCCAGAGGTCTCACAATTACTTCATTTCACGAACCTTTGCACTGGTACCACAAGACATTGACGGACAAAGATGGGAG GATCCAAATTACAATAGGAAAACTGCGAAATATTTGTTGGCTCGACGTCTCTGGGAAGTTCCAAACCGTGACACTCTCGCAGGGCATCAAATATGAAATCGTACTTCATGTTAAGTCAGTGGATGCTGAAATAGTTAAATTCGATGCCCCAGTGTCTTTCAAGATTACACTCCCAGATGGATGCAAGGTGGACGGTGAAAGGAATTTCAAGGAACTGCTCAAGGGAGGATCATGGAAGGATATCTCGCTGCATGAATTTATGATGACAACTGAGAATGTAGGGGAACTGCAGTTCTGCATTTACGAGCATGGCGGGACATGGAAGAGTGAGATTGAGCTCGGTGGTATTTCCTTCAAGCCCAAAACTACAATCACCCCTCGGCCTTCTAATCGACAACAACAAAATGTGGATgcacaacaacaacaacaaaatgTAGATAcacaacaacaataa
- the LOC116210152 gene encoding uncharacterized protein PHLOEM PROTEIN 2-LIKE A4-like isoform X1, which produces MDENCFKALDQRDQLPEVSVGTHPWNYAAIIQYADPPALPADNTSEPTKELEVDEALGKGIMIRNKKQMYKVASGKNWFTIFPRGLTITSFHEPLHWYHKTLTDKDGRIQITIGKLRNICWLDVSGKFQTVTLSQGIKYEIVLHVKSVDAEIVKFDAPVSFKITLPDGCKVDGERNFKELLKGGSWKDISLHEFMMTTENVGELQFCIYEHGGTWKSEIELGGISFKPKTTITPRPSNRQQQNVDAQQQQQNVDTQQQ; this is translated from the exons ATGGATGAAAACTGCTT TAAAGCATTGGATCAAAGGGATCAACTGCCGGAAGTGTCAGTTGGGACTCACCCATGGAACTATGCAGCTATAATCCAATACGCGGATCCGCCAGCTCTGCCTGCAGATAACACGTCAGAACCAACGAAAGAGCTAGAGGTGGACGAGGCTCTTGGAAAGGGGATAATGATACGCAATAAGAAACAG ATGTACAAGGTTGCCTCAGGCAAGAACTGGTTCACAATTTTCCCCAGAGGTCTCACAATTACTTCATTTCACGAACCTTTGCACTGGTACCACAAGACATTGACGGACAAAGATGGGAG GATCCAAATTACAATAGGAAAACTGCGAAATATTTGTTGGCTCGACGTCTCTGGGAAGTTCCAAACCGTGACACTCTCGCAGGGCATCAAATATGAAATCGTACTTCATGTTAAGTCAGTGGATGCTGAAATAGTTAAATTCGATGCCCCAGTGTCTTTCAAGATTACACTCCCAGATGGATGCAAGGTGGACGGTGAAAGGAATTTCAAGGAACTGCTCAAGGGAGGATCATGGAAGGATATCTCGCTGCATGAATTTATGATGACAACTGAGAATGTAGGGGAACTGCAGTTCTGCATTTACGAGCATGGCGGGACATGGAAGAGTGAGATTGAGCTCGGTGGTATTTCCTTCAAGCCCAAAACTACAATCACCCCTCGGCCTTCTAATCGACAACAACAAAATGTGGATgcacaacaacaacaacaaaatgTAGATAcacaacaacaataa